The following is a genomic window from Brevibacterium limosum.
CGAAGATGAGGACGAGGCACACGGCTGCGGCCGCAGCCATGTAGTAGCCGGGTGCGGTGTTGACGCCGGTGATGTCGACGAGCCACGTGCCCACGAATGGCGCGGTTCCGCCGAGCACCGCGTAGGAGATGTTGTAGCTGATGGCCGCCGAGGTGAATCGCGTCTTCGTCGAAAAGCGCTCACAGAAGAAGGTGTAGCAGCCTCCGCCGTAGCAGCAGAGCGCGAGGACGAAGATCGTCTGCCCGAGGAATGCCAGCCCCATGTGTCCGCTGGTCACAAGCCCGAATGCCGGCACCGAGGTGACCGCGAGCAGAATCGCACCCGCGATGAGCATGGGCCGACGTCCGAACCGGTCACCGAGGTGGCCGGCGATGGGCAGGAAGATCGTGTAGCTGGCCATGGCGATCGCGTTGGTCAGCAGCGACTGTTCGCGGCTGAGGTCGCCGGTGGTCTGGATGTAGGTGACGAAGTAGGCCGAGAGCATGTAGAAGCCGAGCGCGGTGACGCCGAGGACGAAGAAGACCTGGAGCATGCCGACCCAGTTCTCGCGGAAGGAGTCGCGGATCGGGCTGAATTCCTTGGGCCGTTCGGCGGCTGTCTTCTTGAACAGCTCGGACTCGTCGGTCTTCGTCCGGATCCACAGACCGACCGCCGACAGCGGCAGTGCCAGAAGGAACGGAACACGCCAGCCCCATGAGTCGAAGGCAGCGTCGCTCATCACGGTCGACAGCAGGAGTATGAGGCCGCCGGCGAAGACCGAGGGCAGAGCGGTCGCGGCCAGAGTGATGTTGATCCACAGTCCGCGCTTGGTCACGGGGGCGTGTTCGTAGACGAATGAGGGCCCGCCCACGGATTCGCCGCCTGCGGAGAAGCCCTGGCCGAGTCGGGCGAGGATGAGCAGGATCGGGGCGAACCAGCCGATCGTGTCGAACCCGGGGAGGATGCCGATGAGTGCGGTGCAGGCTCCGACGAGGAAGATCGTGATGGTCAGAGTCTGGCGCCTGCCCACTTTGTCACCGAGAGCTCCGAAGAACAGTCCGCCGAGGGGGCGCATGACGAAGGCGACGCCGAAGGTCGCGAAGATGACCAGCAGACCGGTGATCCGGTCGCCGTCGGGGAAGAAGTATTCGGACAGGATGACGGCCGAGAGCCCGTAGAGCGTGAAGTCGTAGAACTCGACGAACTGGCCGATGCTGCCGCCGAGAAGCACCTTCCGCTGCATCTTCGTCGATCGGCCGTGACCGTCGGCTGCCGGCGCGTGGTCCTGGCCGGTGATGGGAGTGGACATCAAAGCTCCTTTGCTCTGTCACCCTCTCGGGTCTGTCGTCCTGGTGGGCCTGTCACCCTGGTGGGACTGTCACTTTGGTGAGCGTGTCACCCTGGTGGGCGGATGCATCACTGTCTGTCCCAGTGATGCTTGCCATTCATTCTCATCAGCGAATCGGGATCGGTCCAACAGATACTTTCTAACATTGTCATCAAATGAATCCATGGCAGAGGCTCAGGCTGTCTTCCGTTCCGCGTCTGCCGCTCAGGAACGACGCGGTCGCCGCTCAGGGCCTTCGCGCTTGCCGCTCAGGAACGCCGCGCTTGCCGCTCAGGGCCTTCGCGCCTGCCGTTCAGACAACCCGCGCCTACCGCTTCGACGGACCGCACATACAGGTCAATTCCGAGGCATCACCCTTTCGAAGCAGCACCCAGCACCTCTCTGCTGACTTCACAGAAGGCTCTCCCGCGCCGGCTCAAACGCACGCCATTGGGCCAGATCACGGCAAGATCGATGCTCGGGAAGTCGTCGAGCAGGGGAACATCGACCGTCTGCAGACCGATATAGGTTCCCGATGACACGCTTTGGCTCAGCAGCGAGTACCCGTGCCCCATCGCCACGAACGACCGCAACGTCTCATAGCCGGAGAACGAGTGCCGAATCTTCGGCACAACCCCGGCGATGCGGAACAGCTCGTCGTAGTACTGCCTGGTGAACGGCAGATCGAGTTGAATGTAGTCTTCTGCGGCAAGCTCACGCAGGTGCACCGGCTTCGGCTTCCCACCCCTGGCAAAGCGATGATCGCGGGACACCAGAACGTGAGGTTCGACGACGTCGAGAAGGAAGGTGTCGAATCGGCCCGTCGGACCGAGCATGTACGTCAGCGCCAGATCGCAATCGCCTGCCGCGACGGCTTTCTGCAGGTCCTCCAGATCGGCCTCGAGGTACGTCACCTGCACCTCCGGGAACCGCTTTGCGAACTCGTCGTGGATCAGCGGCAGCCGAGTCGGCGCAATCGGCGAGAACACGCCGACGGTCAGACTCCCACTCAGAGACCGGGACAGCCCCTGCGCGGTCTCGCCGAGCGCGTCAGAGGCCTCGAGGAAGCCGGTCACTTCGGCAAGGAAGCGCTTCCCTGCCGGAGAGAGCACGACAGACCGGTTCCTCTGCCGGATGAACAGGTCCAGTCCGATCGACCGCTCGAGCTGAGCCATCGCCGTCGAAATCGCCGACTGTGTGACGTTGAGCTGCTTCGCCGCCTCGGTCATATTCTCCCGCCGGGCGACCTCCTGGAAGTACCGCAGCTGCACGAGTGTGAAATCGAGTCCCATAGCTCCTCATCTTCCCACCCACAATGACCCTGCATTCAGACGCAACCCCGCCGAGGCGGTCCCGCCGAGACGAGGAGGCCCTACCGGGGCCGCTCCGCCGCAGAGAATCCGCTCTCCGGCTCAATCGGCACCGCTCCATGTCAGTGCCGACGAGTAGAATCGACGTCAAATCAACCCTGAAACAAGCATTCGCCGCCGGCAACATCTCAAACACCGACTATGCCAGTTCAAATCGAATTATTTTCGAAGTTTCTATTGTTTTATCCAGATTGACTGTCTACACTATGAATAAGAGACCTTCAACGACGAACGGAACTCGACAGCGATGACCTTCACCCCCGACCGCAAGCGACGCAAGTCAGGAAAGCGCGACCGTCGTGCCGCCGCTGACTCGCGCAGCGGAGCGAGCAGAAGGCCGCCGATCAATTCGAACCCTGCGGATTTCCCCGACCTCCCGCCGCGCGCTGCTCAAGAATCCGCGGACAACGCACCCGTGCAGCCCGAAGCCAAGTCACCACACCCTGCATCTCTGGCGGAACAGCTCAAGGCAGCCGGACTCGATCTCAGCGGCCACTACCTCGCCGAGATGTTCGACGCCCTTGACCCTGTATCGACCGACGATCCTCCGTCGACCGACGGTCCTCTGACGACCGACGGGCCCCCGCCGACCGACGGCAAAGAATCGCGCGAAGATACGTCGGCTCCCGACGCCGAACAACCGACCGAAGCCGTCGAACCAGCGATTTCCGCCGAGGCTGAACCGAACGCACAGACGGATTCGACTGCACAGTTCGATGCGAATGAGCAGACCAGCTCAACCACGCAGCCCGAGACCTCCGGGCCCGCGAACCCGACCGCCGTAGGCAGCCACAGCACAGTTCCCGTTGCTGCTCAGCCCGAGGCTGGAGACGATTCTCAGCGACCCGCCTCGCAGCACCCGATCCTCACCGACGCGGCTTGGAACGACCTTGCCGCGAGCGCTCCCGAGATCACTGACTCGATCGCCTCGCTGACCGGACTGGTCGGAGCGCTTCGGGCATTCGACCGACCGATGGGGCCGAGCGAGGCCCTGCAGGTCATCGATGGTGCGGAGGCTCTGCGTCGGCTCAGCGAATCCCTGTCCACTTTGGCGCTGGCCGTCTACGAACGCGTCGGCACGCCCACAGACAGTGGCGCCAAGTCGACCAAGGCGCTCATCCAGGAACGCCTCAATCTCTCGGGGCGAGAAGCGAATCGCCGGGCAAAGCTCGCAGAGAATCTTGGTGGACGTGTCGCACTCGATGGCCAACCGCTCGAGCCCGAACACCCACTCGTTGCCGAGCAGCTCCACCTCGGCACCCTGCCGGCCGAGCATCTCACTGTCATCGAAGACTGCCTCAAGGCGCTGCCCGCATGGGTGGACCAGGAGACGAAATCCCGGGTGGAAGCCGACCTCGTGAAGTACGCGGCGTCGGTGACCGTCAGCGAGCTCCGCGACATCTTCCGTCAGATGCTCGCTCTCATCGACCCCGACGGTGTGGAGCCGCTCGACCCCAGCGATCGCTCCGCCTACTTCGTCACCGCCCGTCCCAAACGCAACGGCGATTGGAGGCTGGAGGGCGTCCTCGATCCCGTAGCGGGATCCGAGCTTCATGGGCTGCTGACATCGCGGATTCAATCCGGCAAAGGCAACACATCGAGCACAGCGGGAGCAGAGCCCACGAACGCCGAGGCGGCCGTTGCCGAGGGCGAAGACGTTCCAGCAATCGTCCCGAACGCCGGACTCGGTCAGCCCCCCGGCGAGGAACGGTTCGAACCGATCGACGCTGTACTCACCGGAGACCGTTTCGACGCACCCCCGTGGGCCGTTGTCGAGGCTGCCGGTGAGACCGAGGCCGGTTCCGCAGATTCCCCTGCCGACCGCTCCATTCCTGCCGGTCACGGTGTCCGCGCCGACGGTGCGGCCGTTGATCTCATGAGCGAGCAGCCCGGCGCGAGGGTCTGGATCTACGAGCGTTTCGCCACCCTCATCTCGCGCATCAGTATGAAGGAAGCCGCCAAGGGTTCGCCTTATGCTCTCGTCGTCACAGCCAAGGCGTCTGATGTCGCCGACGGCACCGGCGAAGCCACCACAGGCTCCGGCGACCGCTTCCCGATGAGCGACATCACCCGTCGCGGCCTCAACGGCACGGTCTTCTTCCACTTGATGGACGAAAAAGCTCGCACGGTGGAAGTCCGCACGGATCAGCGCTTCGCCAACAAGAAGCAGACTGCGATCGTCACCGCCCGGGATCGCGGATGCGTGTTCCCCGGCTGCGACGCACCGGCGGGATGGTGCGACGTGAACCATGTCGTGCCGCACGCCAGGGGCGGTGAGACCGACATCAATAACATGTGCCTGCTCTGCAGCTTCCACCACCACCTCATGGACCGCTCTGACTGGGAAGTCCGTATGCTCACTGATGGGCGGCCGGCCTGGCGCCCGCCAGAGAGCATTGACCCCGCTCGCGCTCTCATCCTGCACTCACGGTTCATCACCGACGACATCATCGACGGTCTCTTCGGCACGTAGCTCTGCTCGGTCGCTCAATGGCACCGTTGTGTCTTCATCCCGGCGTGAGCGCGCAGGACACAATCCGCGCCCACACCCACAATCGGCGTCCGCACCGCAGTCTGACTCCACGACCGCCGCCCTGCCGACCACATTTGATCCATGTTTCATGACGCGAGCAGATGCGCGAGACGCGAAATGACGCAGACGCACACTGCAGCCTGTGCGAAATATGGCCAGTCGGCCTCACAGCGCGAGCCCGCACACCGTCACCGAAAAGGATCCGTGATTTCGCGCAGTTCGATGAGCAGCCGGCGTAGCGTGTCGAATGATTCGTCCCCGAGGTGGTTCGACCATTCTTCCTCGACCTCGGCCTCCGACCGACGGGCGACAGCGATGACCTCATATCCTCGATCGGTGATGGTGATGAGCTTGGCGCGGCCGTCCTCAGGATCATGCGAACGCCGCAGGTAGCCTGCCGCAATGAGTTCGTCGACGAGGTAGGCAGCACTCTGCTTCGTCAGCTGCGCGGACTCGGCGAGTTCGGTCAGTCGTGAGCCTTCCGGGTTCACTCGCTCGAACAACCTCGCCTGCGACAGGGTGATGGAGTGCCCGGCGGCTTCGACGGCGGCCATCGACCGCATCTCCACCTGCCGGTAGGCGAGGAAGGCGAGCATCCCGAGGCCCGGCTGCCCGCTCGGACGCGACAGCTCACTTGAACCCGATTGCGCGCTCTTCCCATCCATCAGCATTCCCCCACCGCTCGAAATAGCTCTTGTGCCGCTTCACTGCGGCTCCTATAATAGTCAGACTATCTGACTATTATTGTTCGTTCCACCGCCCTCACCGATCGCGAATAACTACTCGAAATCCGAAACGGGCCGTCCCCCGCAGACGGGAGTTCCCGCGCAGACTCGCTGTCCCGCACAGACGGGCCGCCCCCACACAGACCGGCCATCCCGCACAGACACGCCGTCTCACACAGACGCGTCAACCCGCACAGAAGAACAGAAGTAACGCTCTTCACAGAGGAGAAAGCATCATGGACGATGCACTGTGGTCCACTGTCGAAGCCGAACGCCTCAGCCTGGCCGAGACACTCGACTCACTCACACCCGAGCAGTGGGCGACTCAGTCCCTGTGCTCCGAATGGAGCGTCCGGGACGTGGCAGCACACTTGGCCATGACACCGACCGCGCCCACATTGGGACAGATCGCCGTCGGCCTCCTGCGCTCCCGCGGCGACCTCTGGGCCTTCGGCCGAGACATCGCCCGAGACTACGCCCAACGAGCGACCGACAAGATCGTCGCCGAACTCCGCCGCACCGCCGCCTCCCGACACCTGCCGCCACTGACCAATCCGGACAACGCCCTCCTCGACATCATCGTCCACGGACAGGACATCACACGGCCGCTGGGAATCGACCGTCCGGCCCCCACCGGCGCGGGCCTCGCCGCCTTCGACCGCGCCTGGTCGATGGGCTGGCCCTTCCACGCACAGCGACGCCTGCGCGGCATCCGGCTCACCGCCACGGACGCGGAGCTCGCCGTCGGATCGGGCGCACCGGTCGAGGGCCGCCTCGGCGATCTGCTCCTGCTCGTCACCGGTCGCACCGAGGCCGCGCTGCCGCACCTGTCCGGAGCGGGAATCTCTCTGCTCAATTCACCACCGATCCCAAGGAAATGATCATCATGATCGCCATCGTCACCGTGCTCGGAGCCTTCGGGCTCGGCTGCCTCCTCCACTCGCGGCTGGCCGCCCACCTCAGCTATGCCGTCGCCTACCTCTGGGCATTCGTCTTCCAGACTCTGTACCTGCTTCTGGCCAGTTTCGATGAAGCCGATGACCCGGTCTTCGCCCCGGGATCGTTCCCTCTGGAGTACGGGCTGTTCACCCTCGGGATCCTCATCATCGGCTTCGCCCTGGTCGAAGCCGGCCACCGACTGCGGGCCCGACTGCGCCACCGCCGGAGCATCCGCGCGGAAGAGACGGCCGACGGCGGGCTGGCGGCCGCATAAGAGATTCTCAGGCGGGTGCAAATAGACTGGACTCATGCCTGCAGTTCCCACGAGCGCGCTCCTCGCCGAGACCACCCTTCCGCACGACATCTCGGCAGCGATCCCCAGCCCATCCGTTTCGAGCTTCCAGCTCGGGCCGCTGACGATCCACTTCTATGCGCTGTGCATCCTCGTGGGCATCATCATCGCAATCGTGCTGACCAACCGCCGCCTGACCAAGCGCGGCGTCGAGGACTGGCAGGTCCTCGACATCGCGACCCTGGCCGTGCCGATGGCCATCGTCTTCGCCCGCATCTACCACGTCATCACGCATTACACCGACTACTTCGGTCCCGGCCGCAACCCCTGGAATCCGTTCGAACCCGGATCCGTGTGGGCGATCTGGGAGGGCGGCATCGCCATCTTCGGCTCCCTCATCGGCGGCACCCTCGGCGCGTGGATCATGTGCCGCAGACTCGGTCTCAGACTCACCACCCTGCTCGACGCTCTGGCCCCGGGCCTCATCCTCGCCCAGGCCTGCGGACGCTTCGGCAACTGGTTCAACCAGGAGCTGTTCGGCCTGCCCACCACCCTGCCCTGGGGCCTCGAGATCGATCCCGGCAATCCGGCCATTCCGCTGGGCACTCCTCCCGGCACCCTGTTCCACCCGACGTTCCTCTACGAGGTCATCTGGAACAGCCTCGGCGCTCTCGTTCTGCTCTACCTCGGCCGGCATGTCTTCTTCCAGTGGGGACGCCTGTTCGCCGTCTACCTCATGTGGTACGGCGCCGGCCGCATCGTGTGGGAATCCATCCGAATCGACCCGAGCTTCGTCATCCTCGGCCTGCGCACGAACGTGTGGGGCGCGATCGGCGCCGTCGCCCTCGGAGTGGCGATCATGCTCATCCAGTGGAAACGCCACCCCGAACCCGAGGAATCACCGTTCATCCCCGGCCGCGAACCCCAGCCCGCGAAGGACTGAACGAACCCCTCGCCGACAAGCAAACCCTCGCCGAGGCGGCTCTCCCCTTCGCGCAATCGTTCACTCCCAGCCGAGGCGGCTCCCCCGCTCGCGGAAGCATTCACCCCCAACCGTGAAAACTCTCTCCCACCCGGGATGCGTTTCCATGTAAAGCTACTGTCAAGTAACATAGTTCGTATGCACTTCCTACGCATGCTCTTGCACCTGCTCAGATCCCGGCGACGTTCTGCACGCGACATCTGGGACACGTATTCCCTCCCCATGCGCGTTCACCTGGGCGAGATCGACATCTTCATGCATCTCAACAATGGCAAGTACTTCTCGATCATGGATCTGGGGCGACTCGACATGATGGTGCGCAGCGGAGCATGGCAGGCGATGCGGGACCGCGGATGGACCGGCGTCGTCAGCGCCGAGACCATCAGCTTCCGCAAGTCGCTGAAACTCTGGCAGAGCTACAGCCTCGAGACCAAGGTCTGCGGGGTCGACGAGCGCACAGTGTTCTTCGAACAGCGCATGGTGGTCGACGGAGAGATCTTTGCCCGGGCCTTCGTCGCCACACGCCTGATCTCCGAGAACGGCACGCTCACCAGGGACGACCTCGGGGATGCATTCGGGATGCCGGAGATAGAGCCTGAACTGCCCGACTGGATCCACGACTGGCGCCGTCACAACTCGCTGCCGAGCACTCGACGACCGGCGTGGCACAGCTGGGCCTAGCCGAGCCAGTGGCCAGGCTCGGCTGGGCTCTGTCGGTCATGCCCGGGCTCCCGTCCCCCGCGGTGCACGGCTGGATACGGGTCCGGATCGGACAGGAGCCCACCGCACGAGCTACTCGCCCGCAGCGATCCACTCATTGAGGCGGCCGAGCCCGGTCGTGATCGCGGCTTCGTCGATGCCCGAATAGGCCAGACGGATATAGGAGCGGTCCTCCCCCGGCTGCGGTGAACCGAAGTGCTCACGCGTGCAGAATGAGACTCCCGTATTGTGCAGGGCTTCGGTGGAGAAGTCGGCCAGGGTCGCGATCCCCTTCGCTTCCATCGCCTCGGTGACATCGGGGAAGACATAGAACGTCGACCCGGGAGTCGCCACGCTCATCCCGGGAATCTCATTGATGAGGCGGCAGGTGGCATCGCGACGTTTGCGCAGCACCTCCAACATCTGGCCGACCGGTCCCTGCGGTCCGCGCAGCGCAGCGATCCCGGCCCACTGCACATACTGGTTCGTGCAGGATTCGTCGTTGGTGTTCATGGTCGAGATCGCCTCGGCGACCTCTTTCGGCGCCACCGCACAGCCGAGCCGCGAACCGGTCATCGCGTACTTCTTCGAGAACGTGTAGAGGATGACAGTGCGCTCGCGCATACCCGGCAGAGCGGCGATCGACTGGGAACGGCCCTTATAGCGCATCTCGAAGTACGCTTCATCGGAGAGCACCCACAGGTCGAATTCCTGCGCGATCGCGGCAATGGCCTCACGCTCGCCCGGAGTAGATTCGGCGGAGATCGGGTTCTGCAGATCGTTGTAGATGATGGCCGTGGTGTTCTCATCGATCGACGCCCGCAAGTGATCGAGGTCGATGGCGAAGCCGTCAGAGGTCGGCACATACCGGTACGGCAGCGCCGTGCCGCCGAGGTACTCGATCTGGGACTCGTAGATC
Proteins encoded in this region:
- a CDS encoding MFS transporter, yielding MSTPITGQDHAPAADGHGRSTKMQRKVLLGGSIGQFVEFYDFTLYGLSAVILSEYFFPDGDRITGLLVIFATFGVAFVMRPLGGLFFGALGDKVGRRQTLTITIFLVGACTALIGILPGFDTIGWFAPILLILARLGQGFSAGGESVGGPSFVYEHAPVTKRGLWINITLAATALPSVFAGGLILLLSTVMSDAAFDSWGWRVPFLLALPLSAVGLWIRTKTDESELFKKTAAERPKEFSPIRDSFRENWVGMLQVFFVLGVTALGFYMLSAYFVTYIQTTGDLSREQSLLTNAIAMASYTIFLPIAGHLGDRFGRRPMLIAGAILLAVTSVPAFGLVTSGHMGLAFLGQTIFVLALCCYGGGCYTFFCERFSTKTRFTSAAISYNISYAVLGGTAPFVGTWLVDITGVNTAPGYYMAAAAAVCLVLIFVTRLPETRGRLG
- a CDS encoding LysR family transcriptional regulator, which translates into the protein MGLDFTLVQLRYFQEVARRENMTEAAKQLNVTQSAISTAMAQLERSIGLDLFIRQRNRSVVLSPAGKRFLAEVTGFLEASDALGETAQGLSRSLSGSLTVGVFSPIAPTRLPLIHDEFAKRFPEVQVTYLEADLEDLQKAVAAGDCDLALTYMLGPTGRFDTFLLDVVEPHVLVSRDHRFARGGKPKPVHLRELAAEDYIQLDLPFTRQYYDELFRIAGVVPKIRHSFSGYETLRSFVAMGHGYSLLSQSVSSGTYIGLQTVDVPLLDDFPSIDLAVIWPNGVRLSRRGRAFCEVSREVLGAASKG
- a CDS encoding DUF222 domain-containing protein; translated protein: MTFTPDRKRRKSGKRDRRAAADSRSGASRRPPINSNPADFPDLPPRAAQESADNAPVQPEAKSPHPASLAEQLKAAGLDLSGHYLAEMFDALDPVSTDDPPSTDGPLTTDGPPPTDGKESREDTSAPDAEQPTEAVEPAISAEAEPNAQTDSTAQFDANEQTSSTTQPETSGPANPTAVGSHSTVPVAAQPEAGDDSQRPASQHPILTDAAWNDLAASAPEITDSIASLTGLVGALRAFDRPMGPSEALQVIDGAEALRRLSESLSTLALAVYERVGTPTDSGAKSTKALIQERLNLSGREANRRAKLAENLGGRVALDGQPLEPEHPLVAEQLHLGTLPAEHLTVIEDCLKALPAWVDQETKSRVEADLVKYAASVTVSELRDIFRQMLALIDPDGVEPLDPSDRSAYFVTARPKRNGDWRLEGVLDPVAGSELHGLLTSRIQSGKGNTSSTAGAEPTNAEAAVAEGEDVPAIVPNAGLGQPPGEERFEPIDAVLTGDRFDAPPWAVVEAAGETEAGSADSPADRSIPAGHGVRADGAAVDLMSEQPGARVWIYERFATLISRISMKEAAKGSPYALVVTAKASDVADGTGEATTGSGDRFPMSDITRRGLNGTVFFHLMDEKARTVEVRTDQRFANKKQTAIVTARDRGCVFPGCDAPAGWCDVNHVVPHARGGETDINNMCLLCSFHHHLMDRSDWEVRMLTDGRPAWRPPESIDPARALILHSRFITDDIIDGLFGT
- a CDS encoding MarR family winged helix-turn-helix transcriptional regulator, whose amino-acid sequence is MDGKSAQSGSSELSRPSGQPGLGMLAFLAYRQVEMRSMAAVEAAGHSITLSQARLFERVNPEGSRLTELAESAQLTKQSAAYLVDELIAAGYLRRSHDPEDGRAKLITITDRGYEVIAVARRSEAEVEEEWSNHLGDESFDTLRRLLIELREITDPFR
- a CDS encoding maleylpyruvate isomerase family mycothiol-dependent enzyme; the encoded protein is MDDALWSTVEAERLSLAETLDSLTPEQWATQSLCSEWSVRDVAAHLAMTPTAPTLGQIAVGLLRSRGDLWAFGRDIARDYAQRATDKIVAELRRTAASRHLPPLTNPDNALLDIIVHGQDITRPLGIDRPAPTGAGLAAFDRAWSMGWPFHAQRRLRGIRLTATDAELAVGSGAPVEGRLGDLLLLVTGRTEAALPHLSGAGISLLNSPPIPRK
- the lgt gene encoding prolipoprotein diacylglyceryl transferase, with the translated sequence MPAVPTSALLAETTLPHDISAAIPSPSVSSFQLGPLTIHFYALCILVGIIIAIVLTNRRLTKRGVEDWQVLDIATLAVPMAIVFARIYHVITHYTDYFGPGRNPWNPFEPGSVWAIWEGGIAIFGSLIGGTLGAWIMCRRLGLRLTTLLDALAPGLILAQACGRFGNWFNQELFGLPTTLPWGLEIDPGNPAIPLGTPPGTLFHPTFLYEVIWNSLGALVLLYLGRHVFFQWGRLFAVYLMWYGAGRIVWESIRIDPSFVILGLRTNVWGAIGAVALGVAIMLIQWKRHPEPEESPFIPGREPQPAKD
- a CDS encoding acyl-CoA thioesterase, yielding MRVHLGEIDIFMHLNNGKYFSIMDLGRLDMMVRSGAWQAMRDRGWTGVVSAETISFRKSLKLWQSYSLETKVCGVDERTVFFEQRMVVDGEIFARAFVATRLISENGTLTRDDLGDAFGMPEIEPELPDWIHDWRRHNSLPSTRRPAWHSWA
- a CDS encoding pyridoxal phosphate-dependent aminotransferase, with amino-acid sequence MKTAHRLDNLGTETAFRVAQAAAEWKARGNEVFPFHLGDLNFPMGGHIVEALEQAIADGKTGYCPGPGIPELREALADDIGYRRGMTIDPAEVVVTTGGKPVITKFLQAVMNPGEGVLYPNPGFPIYESQIEYLGGTALPYRYVPTSDGFAIDLDHLRASIDENTTAIIYNDLQNPISAESTPGEREAIAAIAQEFDLWVLSDEAYFEMRYKGRSQSIAALPGMRERTVILYTFSKKYAMTGSRLGCAVAPKEVAEAISTMNTNDESCTNQYVQWAGIAALRGPQGPVGQMLEVLRKRRDATCRLINEIPGMSVATPGSTFYVFPDVTEAMEAKGIATLADFSTEALHNTGVSFCTREHFGSPQPGEDRSYIRLAYSGIDEAAITTGLGRLNEWIAAGE